Proteins encoded by one window of Salvia splendens isolate huo1 chromosome 5, SspV2, whole genome shotgun sequence:
- the LOC121804612 gene encoding autophagy-related protein 18f-like isoform X3 — protein MRNDSQKSGDGGSVVPRGRVNNGLLPNFRTFSSYLKIVSSGASTVASTVRSAASAASAIVERDGDTNHDQVSWAGFDKLELEKDNSRRVLLLGFSYRFQIWDVDDDDNVHNIVSRHDGPVSYMQVLPKPLASNQPGDKFADSRPLLVICTDGSFSGDIKVHDGSAPGNEMGQQCKGSVNGTCIPTVVCFYSFKSRSYVHLLRFRSVVHLLQCSSRVVAVLQSNQIHCLNASSLEREYTVLTNPVPTVSGNIGVGPLAVGPRWMAYSGSQVAISSARRVSPQHVTPSPSLLSHSSSGSLVGHLARESSKQLAAGIVTLGDMGYKKLSRYYSELYPETNNFQSGSGRLKVNGIADGHSPDDDNVGMVVVRDIVSKDVIAQFKAHKSPISSLCFDPSGLHLVTASVQGHNINVFRIMPGSSGAASHVHLYRLQRGLTNAVLTQQSVCASGPPVNLNAVSRIRNGINGWRNTVSGAAAAATGRSSSLSGAVASVFHNCKDDGIYGDQSLLMKNYYMLVFSPSGCVIQYVLHSCPALVGWMASPGASLTSESGIDNDARVMVEAMQNWNICQKHNRKERGDNIDMHGENGNSDSSKVYPEITKHENGAFSKFSCSTKNKNIISEEKHHMYISEAELQMHQKKNLVWTRPGIYFQSMQNVDLAEGDHGGEIEIERFPVRMLGARSKDLVPVYDYLQNSKVQRGGRISTSSVDSNGHFQPRASNSFEYGTTPGRHLLGSLDSITNCGSGRENESDNGLEANGEDGLQMLIESSRGHVNNNDTPTTDTEQEETVYTRANTERESQLGSVNNIDGLNMKNQFEEDDGFC, from the exons ATGAGGAATGATAGCCAGAAAAGTGGTGATGGTGGATCAGTGGTGCCGCGGGGTAGAGTTAATAACGGGTTACTTCCCAATTTTAGGACCTTTTCGAGCTACCTTAAGATTGTTTCCTCTGGTGCCTCTACCGTTGCTTCCACTGTGAGGTCTGCTGCATCTGCAGCTTCAGCCATTGTGGAGAGGGATGGTGACACCAACCATGATCAG GTTTCCTGGGCTGGGTTTGACAAACTAGAGCTTGAAAAAGATAATTCACGTCGAGTGCTCTTGCTGGGCTTCAGTTATAGATTTCAGATCTGggatgttgatgatgatgataatgtgCATAATATAGTTTCAAGGCATGATGGCCCTGTTTCATATATGCAAGTGCTACCAAAACCTCTAGCATCAAACCAACCTGGGGACAAATTTGCAGACAGTCGCCCATTGCTGGTTATTTGTACTGATGGATCCTTCTCTGGAGATATTAAAGTTCATGACGGATCAGCCCCTGGTAATGAGATGGGCCAACAATGCAAGGGTTCTGTTAATGGTACTTGTATCCCAACGGTAGTTTGCTTTTATTCCTTCAAATCTCGGTCGTATGTACATCTCTTAAGATTTCGGTCTGTTGTCCATTTACTGCAATGCAGTTCTCGTGTTGTTGCTGTCTTACAATCAAATCAG ATACATTGTCTTAATGCTTCTTCACTTGAGAGAGAGTATACAGTTCTTACAAATCCAGTGCCAACTGTATCTGGAAATATAGGTGTTGGACCCCTTGCTGTGGGACCCCGGTGGATGGCTTACAGTGGGAGCCAAGTTGCAATTTCCAGTGCTCGCCGTGTGAGTCCTCAACATGTAACTCCTTCACCAAGTTTACTTTCTCACTCCTCAAGTGGAAGTCTTGTTGGACATCTTGCGCGAGAGTCAAGCAAACAGCTTGCTGCTGGTATTGTTACTTTGGGTGATATGGGGTATAAGAAGCTATCAAGGTACTATTCTGAGCTGTATCCTGAAACCAACAATTTTCAATCAGGGAGTGGTCGTCTGAAGGTCAACGGCATTGCTGACGGACATTCACCTGATGATGACAATGTTGGGATG GTTGTCGTCAGAGATATTGTCAGCAAAGATGTAATAGCGCAGTTCAAGGCACATAAAAGCCCCATTTCGTCGTTGTGCTTTGATCCAAGTGGTCTTCACTTAGTGACTGCCTCAGTTCAGGGTCACAACATTAATGTCTTTCGGATTATGCCTGGCTCATCTGGAGCTGCTTCTCATGTCCATCTTTACAGGCTGCAACGTGGTCTGACCAACGCT GTGCTGACTCAACAGAGCGTCTGTGCATCTGGTCCCCCAGTTAACCTTAATGCTGTCAGTCGAATAAGAAATGGAATTAATGGTTGGAGAAATACAGTGAGTGGTGCTGCCGCAGCTGCAACTGGGCGGTCTAGCTCACTATCTGGTGCAGTCGCATCTGTTTTCCACAACTGCAAGGACGATGGTATTTATGGAGATCAGAGTTTGCTGATGAAAAATTATTACATGCTTGTTTTCTCTCCATCTGGATGTGTGATACAGTATGTTCTGCACTCTTGTCCTGCTCTGGTTGGTTGGATGGCTTCGCCTGGAGCAAGTCTCACTTCTGAATCTGGTATTGATAATGATGCAAGAGTAATGGTTGAGGCAATGCAGAACTGGAATATTTGTCAAAAACATAACCGAAAGGAACGTGGAGATAACATTGACATGCATGGTGAAAATGGGAACTCAGATAGCAGTAAAGTATATCCGGAAATAACGAAACATGAAAATGGCgcattttctaaattttcttgttcaacaaaaaataaaaatataatttctgaaGAAAAACATCATATGTATATATCTGAAGCTGAACTTCAAATGCATCAAAAGAAGAACCTGGTGTGGACCAGACCTGGG ATTTATTTTCAGTCGATGCAGAATGTTGATCTAGCTGAAGGTGATCATGGTGGAGAAATTGAAATCGAAAGATTCCCTGTTCGTATGCTTGGAGCAAGGTCTAAAGACTTAGTTCCAGTTTATGATTATCTTCAAAATTCCAAAGTTCAACGCGGGGGGAG GATTTCTACGAGTAGTGTAGACAGTAATGGCCACTTTCAGCCTCGGGCATCTAATTCCTTCGAGTATGGGACGACTCCTGGCAGGCATCTTTTGGGTTCTCTTGATTCTATTACCAACTGTGGGTCTGGAAGGGAGAATGAATCAGACAATGGTCTTGAAGCAAACGGTGAAGATGGTCTCCAGATGTTAATTGAATCTAGCAGGGGACATGTAAATAACAATGATACCCCAACAACTGACACCGAGCAAGAGGAGACTGTATATACTAGAGCAAACACTGAGAGGGAGAGCCAACTTGGATCTGTAAATAATATAGATGGCTTGAACATGAAAAACCAGTTTGAAGAAGATGACGGGTTTTGCTGA
- the LOC121804612 gene encoding autophagy-related protein 18f-like isoform X1 — translation MRNDSQKSGDGGSVVPRGRVNNGLLPNFRTFSSYLKIVSSGASTVASTVRSAASAASAIVERDGDTNHDQVSWAGFDKLELEKDNSRRVLLLGFSYRFQIWDVDDDDNVHNIVSRHDGPVSYMQVLPKPLASNQPGDKFADSRPLLVICTDGSFSGDIKVHDGSAPGNEMGQQCKGSVNGTCIPTVVCFYSFKSRSYVHLLRFRSVVHLLQCSSRVVAVLQSNQIHCLNASSLEREYTVLTNPVPTVSGNIGVGPLAVGPRWMAYSGSQVAISSARRVSPQHVTPSPSLLSHSSSGSLVGHLARESSKQLAAGIVTLGDMGYKKLSRYYSELYPETNNFQSGSGRLKVNGIADGHSPDDDNVGMVVVRDIVSKDVIAQFKAHKSPISSLCFDPSGLHLVTASVQGHNINVFRIMPGSSGAASHVHLYRLQRGLTNAVIQDISFSSDSQWIVISSLRGTSHIFATSLSGGLVSFRSTDSYSSARNRVSSLITKPAVHGSPNSGLQVLTQQSVCASGPPVNLNAVSRIRNGINGWRNTVSGAAAAATGRSSSLSGAVASVFHNCKDDGIYGDQSLLMKNYYMLVFSPSGCVIQYVLHSCPALVGWMASPGASLTSESGIDNDARVMVEAMQNWNICQKHNRKERGDNIDMHGENGNSDSSKVYPEITKHENGAFSKFSCSTKNKNIISEEKHHMYISEAELQMHQKKNLVWTRPGIYFQSMQNVDLAEGDHGGEIEIERFPVRMLGARSKDLVPVYDYLQNSKVQRGGRISTSSVDSNGHFQPRASNSFEYGTTPGRHLLGSLDSITNCGSGRENESDNGLEANGEDGLQMLIESSRGHVNNNDTPTTDTEQEETVYTRANTERESQLGSVNNIDGLNMKNQFEEDDGFC, via the exons ATGAGGAATGATAGCCAGAAAAGTGGTGATGGTGGATCAGTGGTGCCGCGGGGTAGAGTTAATAACGGGTTACTTCCCAATTTTAGGACCTTTTCGAGCTACCTTAAGATTGTTTCCTCTGGTGCCTCTACCGTTGCTTCCACTGTGAGGTCTGCTGCATCTGCAGCTTCAGCCATTGTGGAGAGGGATGGTGACACCAACCATGATCAG GTTTCCTGGGCTGGGTTTGACAAACTAGAGCTTGAAAAAGATAATTCACGTCGAGTGCTCTTGCTGGGCTTCAGTTATAGATTTCAGATCTGggatgttgatgatgatgataatgtgCATAATATAGTTTCAAGGCATGATGGCCCTGTTTCATATATGCAAGTGCTACCAAAACCTCTAGCATCAAACCAACCTGGGGACAAATTTGCAGACAGTCGCCCATTGCTGGTTATTTGTACTGATGGATCCTTCTCTGGAGATATTAAAGTTCATGACGGATCAGCCCCTGGTAATGAGATGGGCCAACAATGCAAGGGTTCTGTTAATGGTACTTGTATCCCAACGGTAGTTTGCTTTTATTCCTTCAAATCTCGGTCGTATGTACATCTCTTAAGATTTCGGTCTGTTGTCCATTTACTGCAATGCAGTTCTCGTGTTGTTGCTGTCTTACAATCAAATCAG ATACATTGTCTTAATGCTTCTTCACTTGAGAGAGAGTATACAGTTCTTACAAATCCAGTGCCAACTGTATCTGGAAATATAGGTGTTGGACCCCTTGCTGTGGGACCCCGGTGGATGGCTTACAGTGGGAGCCAAGTTGCAATTTCCAGTGCTCGCCGTGTGAGTCCTCAACATGTAACTCCTTCACCAAGTTTACTTTCTCACTCCTCAAGTGGAAGTCTTGTTGGACATCTTGCGCGAGAGTCAAGCAAACAGCTTGCTGCTGGTATTGTTACTTTGGGTGATATGGGGTATAAGAAGCTATCAAGGTACTATTCTGAGCTGTATCCTGAAACCAACAATTTTCAATCAGGGAGTGGTCGTCTGAAGGTCAACGGCATTGCTGACGGACATTCACCTGATGATGACAATGTTGGGATG GTTGTCGTCAGAGATATTGTCAGCAAAGATGTAATAGCGCAGTTCAAGGCACATAAAAGCCCCATTTCGTCGTTGTGCTTTGATCCAAGTGGTCTTCACTTAGTGACTGCCTCAGTTCAGGGTCACAACATTAATGTCTTTCGGATTATGCCTGGCTCATCTGGAGCTGCTTCTCATGTCCATCTTTACAGGCTGCAACGTGGTCTGACCAACGCT GTTATACAGGACATAAGTTTTAGTAGTGACAGCCAATGGATTGTGATCAGTTCCTTAAGAGGGACAAGTCATATTTTTGCTACCTCTCTCTCCGGGGGATTAGTTAGTTTTCGGTCTACTGATTCTTATTCTAGTGCAAGAAACAGGGTATCTAGCTTGATTACAAAGCCTGCAGTTCATGGATCACCAAATTCGGGATTGCAGGTGCTGACTCAACAGAGCGTCTGTGCATCTGGTCCCCCAGTTAACCTTAATGCTGTCAGTCGAATAAGAAATGGAATTAATGGTTGGAGAAATACAGTGAGTGGTGCTGCCGCAGCTGCAACTGGGCGGTCTAGCTCACTATCTGGTGCAGTCGCATCTGTTTTCCACAACTGCAAGGACGATGGTATTTATGGAGATCAGAGTTTGCTGATGAAAAATTATTACATGCTTGTTTTCTCTCCATCTGGATGTGTGATACAGTATGTTCTGCACTCTTGTCCTGCTCTGGTTGGTTGGATGGCTTCGCCTGGAGCAAGTCTCACTTCTGAATCTGGTATTGATAATGATGCAAGAGTAATGGTTGAGGCAATGCAGAACTGGAATATTTGTCAAAAACATAACCGAAAGGAACGTGGAGATAACATTGACATGCATGGTGAAAATGGGAACTCAGATAGCAGTAAAGTATATCCGGAAATAACGAAACATGAAAATGGCgcattttctaaattttcttgttcaacaaaaaataaaaatataatttctgaaGAAAAACATCATATGTATATATCTGAAGCTGAACTTCAAATGCATCAAAAGAAGAACCTGGTGTGGACCAGACCTGGG ATTTATTTTCAGTCGATGCAGAATGTTGATCTAGCTGAAGGTGATCATGGTGGAGAAATTGAAATCGAAAGATTCCCTGTTCGTATGCTTGGAGCAAGGTCTAAAGACTTAGTTCCAGTTTATGATTATCTTCAAAATTCCAAAGTTCAACGCGGGGGGAG GATTTCTACGAGTAGTGTAGACAGTAATGGCCACTTTCAGCCTCGGGCATCTAATTCCTTCGAGTATGGGACGACTCCTGGCAGGCATCTTTTGGGTTCTCTTGATTCTATTACCAACTGTGGGTCTGGAAGGGAGAATGAATCAGACAATGGTCTTGAAGCAAACGGTGAAGATGGTCTCCAGATGTTAATTGAATCTAGCAGGGGACATGTAAATAACAATGATACCCCAACAACTGACACCGAGCAAGAGGAGACTGTATATACTAGAGCAAACACTGAGAGGGAGAGCCAACTTGGATCTGTAAATAATATAGATGGCTTGAACATGAAAAACCAGTTTGAAGAAGATGACGGGTTTTGCTGA
- the LOC121804612 gene encoding autophagy-related protein 18f-like isoform X2 translates to MRNDSQKSGDGGSVVPRGRVNNGLLPNFRTFSSYLKIVSSGASTVASTVRSAASAASAIVERDGDTNHDQVSWAGFDKLELEKDNSRRVLLLGFSYRFQIWDVDDDDNVHNIVSRHDGPVSYMQVLPKPLASNQPGDKFADSRPLLVICTDGSFSGDIKVHDGSAPGNEMGQQCKGSVNGTCIPTVVCFYSFKSRSYVHLLRFRSVVHLLQCSSRVVAVLQSNQIHCLNASSLEREYTVLTNPVPTVSGNIGVGPLAVGPRWMAYSGSQVAISSARRVSPQHVTPSPSLLSHSSSGSLVGHLARESSKQLAAGSGRLKVNGIADGHSPDDDNVGMVVVRDIVSKDVIAQFKAHKSPISSLCFDPSGLHLVTASVQGHNINVFRIMPGSSGAASHVHLYRLQRGLTNAVIQDISFSSDSQWIVISSLRGTSHIFATSLSGGLVSFRSTDSYSSARNRVSSLITKPAVHGSPNSGLQVLTQQSVCASGPPVNLNAVSRIRNGINGWRNTVSGAAAAATGRSSSLSGAVASVFHNCKDDGIYGDQSLLMKNYYMLVFSPSGCVIQYVLHSCPALVGWMASPGASLTSESGIDNDARVMVEAMQNWNICQKHNRKERGDNIDMHGENGNSDSSKVYPEITKHENGAFSKFSCSTKNKNIISEEKHHMYISEAELQMHQKKNLVWTRPGIYFQSMQNVDLAEGDHGGEIEIERFPVRMLGARSKDLVPVYDYLQNSKVQRGGRISTSSVDSNGHFQPRASNSFEYGTTPGRHLLGSLDSITNCGSGRENESDNGLEANGEDGLQMLIESSRGHVNNNDTPTTDTEQEETVYTRANTERESQLGSVNNIDGLNMKNQFEEDDGFC, encoded by the exons ATGAGGAATGATAGCCAGAAAAGTGGTGATGGTGGATCAGTGGTGCCGCGGGGTAGAGTTAATAACGGGTTACTTCCCAATTTTAGGACCTTTTCGAGCTACCTTAAGATTGTTTCCTCTGGTGCCTCTACCGTTGCTTCCACTGTGAGGTCTGCTGCATCTGCAGCTTCAGCCATTGTGGAGAGGGATGGTGACACCAACCATGATCAG GTTTCCTGGGCTGGGTTTGACAAACTAGAGCTTGAAAAAGATAATTCACGTCGAGTGCTCTTGCTGGGCTTCAGTTATAGATTTCAGATCTGggatgttgatgatgatgataatgtgCATAATATAGTTTCAAGGCATGATGGCCCTGTTTCATATATGCAAGTGCTACCAAAACCTCTAGCATCAAACCAACCTGGGGACAAATTTGCAGACAGTCGCCCATTGCTGGTTATTTGTACTGATGGATCCTTCTCTGGAGATATTAAAGTTCATGACGGATCAGCCCCTGGTAATGAGATGGGCCAACAATGCAAGGGTTCTGTTAATGGTACTTGTATCCCAACGGTAGTTTGCTTTTATTCCTTCAAATCTCGGTCGTATGTACATCTCTTAAGATTTCGGTCTGTTGTCCATTTACTGCAATGCAGTTCTCGTGTTGTTGCTGTCTTACAATCAAATCAG ATACATTGTCTTAATGCTTCTTCACTTGAGAGAGAGTATACAGTTCTTACAAATCCAGTGCCAACTGTATCTGGAAATATAGGTGTTGGACCCCTTGCTGTGGGACCCCGGTGGATGGCTTACAGTGGGAGCCAAGTTGCAATTTCCAGTGCTCGCCGTGTGAGTCCTCAACATGTAACTCCTTCACCAAGTTTACTTTCTCACTCCTCAAGTGGAAGTCTTGTTGGACATCTTGCGCGAGAGTCAAGCAAACAGCTTGCTGCTG GGAGTGGTCGTCTGAAGGTCAACGGCATTGCTGACGGACATTCACCTGATGATGACAATGTTGGGATG GTTGTCGTCAGAGATATTGTCAGCAAAGATGTAATAGCGCAGTTCAAGGCACATAAAAGCCCCATTTCGTCGTTGTGCTTTGATCCAAGTGGTCTTCACTTAGTGACTGCCTCAGTTCAGGGTCACAACATTAATGTCTTTCGGATTATGCCTGGCTCATCTGGAGCTGCTTCTCATGTCCATCTTTACAGGCTGCAACGTGGTCTGACCAACGCT GTTATACAGGACATAAGTTTTAGTAGTGACAGCCAATGGATTGTGATCAGTTCCTTAAGAGGGACAAGTCATATTTTTGCTACCTCTCTCTCCGGGGGATTAGTTAGTTTTCGGTCTACTGATTCTTATTCTAGTGCAAGAAACAGGGTATCTAGCTTGATTACAAAGCCTGCAGTTCATGGATCACCAAATTCGGGATTGCAGGTGCTGACTCAACAGAGCGTCTGTGCATCTGGTCCCCCAGTTAACCTTAATGCTGTCAGTCGAATAAGAAATGGAATTAATGGTTGGAGAAATACAGTGAGTGGTGCTGCCGCAGCTGCAACTGGGCGGTCTAGCTCACTATCTGGTGCAGTCGCATCTGTTTTCCACAACTGCAAGGACGATGGTATTTATGGAGATCAGAGTTTGCTGATGAAAAATTATTACATGCTTGTTTTCTCTCCATCTGGATGTGTGATACAGTATGTTCTGCACTCTTGTCCTGCTCTGGTTGGTTGGATGGCTTCGCCTGGAGCAAGTCTCACTTCTGAATCTGGTATTGATAATGATGCAAGAGTAATGGTTGAGGCAATGCAGAACTGGAATATTTGTCAAAAACATAACCGAAAGGAACGTGGAGATAACATTGACATGCATGGTGAAAATGGGAACTCAGATAGCAGTAAAGTATATCCGGAAATAACGAAACATGAAAATGGCgcattttctaaattttcttgttcaacaaaaaataaaaatataatttctgaaGAAAAACATCATATGTATATATCTGAAGCTGAACTTCAAATGCATCAAAAGAAGAACCTGGTGTGGACCAGACCTGGG ATTTATTTTCAGTCGATGCAGAATGTTGATCTAGCTGAAGGTGATCATGGTGGAGAAATTGAAATCGAAAGATTCCCTGTTCGTATGCTTGGAGCAAGGTCTAAAGACTTAGTTCCAGTTTATGATTATCTTCAAAATTCCAAAGTTCAACGCGGGGGGAG GATTTCTACGAGTAGTGTAGACAGTAATGGCCACTTTCAGCCTCGGGCATCTAATTCCTTCGAGTATGGGACGACTCCTGGCAGGCATCTTTTGGGTTCTCTTGATTCTATTACCAACTGTGGGTCTGGAAGGGAGAATGAATCAGACAATGGTCTTGAAGCAAACGGTGAAGATGGTCTCCAGATGTTAATTGAATCTAGCAGGGGACATGTAAATAACAATGATACCCCAACAACTGACACCGAGCAAGAGGAGACTGTATATACTAGAGCAAACACTGAGAGGGAGAGCCAACTTGGATCTGTAAATAATATAGATGGCTTGAACATGAAAAACCAGTTTGAAGAAGATGACGGGTTTTGCTGA
- the LOC121804612 gene encoding autophagy-related protein 18f-like isoform X4 produces the protein MGQQCKGSVNGTCIPTVVCFYSFKSRSYVHLLRFRSVVHLLQCSSRVVAVLQSNQIHCLNASSLEREYTVLTNPVPTVSGNIGVGPLAVGPRWMAYSGSQVAISSARRVSPQHVTPSPSLLSHSSSGSLVGHLARESSKQLAAGIVTLGDMGYKKLSRYYSELYPETNNFQSGSGRLKVNGIADGHSPDDDNVGMVVVRDIVSKDVIAQFKAHKSPISSLCFDPSGLHLVTASVQGHNINVFRIMPGSSGAASHVHLYRLQRGLTNAVIQDISFSSDSQWIVISSLRGTSHIFATSLSGGLVSFRSTDSYSSARNRVSSLITKPAVHGSPNSGLQVLTQQSVCASGPPVNLNAVSRIRNGINGWRNTVSGAAAAATGRSSSLSGAVASVFHNCKDDGIYGDQSLLMKNYYMLVFSPSGCVIQYVLHSCPALVGWMASPGASLTSESGIDNDARVMVEAMQNWNICQKHNRKERGDNIDMHGENGNSDSSKVYPEITKHENGAFSKFSCSTKNKNIISEEKHHMYISEAELQMHQKKNLVWTRPGIYFQSMQNVDLAEGDHGGEIEIERFPVRMLGARSKDLVPVYDYLQNSKVQRGGRISTSSVDSNGHFQPRASNSFEYGTTPGRHLLGSLDSITNCGSGRENESDNGLEANGEDGLQMLIESSRGHVNNNDTPTTDTEQEETVYTRANTERESQLGSVNNIDGLNMKNQFEEDDGFC, from the exons ATGGGCCAACAATGCAAGGGTTCTGTTAATGGTACTTGTATCCCAACGGTAGTTTGCTTTTATTCCTTCAAATCTCGGTCGTATGTACATCTCTTAAGATTTCGGTCTGTTGTCCATTTACTGCAATGCAGTTCTCGTGTTGTTGCTGTCTTACAATCAAATCAG ATACATTGTCTTAATGCTTCTTCACTTGAGAGAGAGTATACAGTTCTTACAAATCCAGTGCCAACTGTATCTGGAAATATAGGTGTTGGACCCCTTGCTGTGGGACCCCGGTGGATGGCTTACAGTGGGAGCCAAGTTGCAATTTCCAGTGCTCGCCGTGTGAGTCCTCAACATGTAACTCCTTCACCAAGTTTACTTTCTCACTCCTCAAGTGGAAGTCTTGTTGGACATCTTGCGCGAGAGTCAAGCAAACAGCTTGCTGCTGGTATTGTTACTTTGGGTGATATGGGGTATAAGAAGCTATCAAGGTACTATTCTGAGCTGTATCCTGAAACCAACAATTTTCAATCAGGGAGTGGTCGTCTGAAGGTCAACGGCATTGCTGACGGACATTCACCTGATGATGACAATGTTGGGATG GTTGTCGTCAGAGATATTGTCAGCAAAGATGTAATAGCGCAGTTCAAGGCACATAAAAGCCCCATTTCGTCGTTGTGCTTTGATCCAAGTGGTCTTCACTTAGTGACTGCCTCAGTTCAGGGTCACAACATTAATGTCTTTCGGATTATGCCTGGCTCATCTGGAGCTGCTTCTCATGTCCATCTTTACAGGCTGCAACGTGGTCTGACCAACGCT GTTATACAGGACATAAGTTTTAGTAGTGACAGCCAATGGATTGTGATCAGTTCCTTAAGAGGGACAAGTCATATTTTTGCTACCTCTCTCTCCGGGGGATTAGTTAGTTTTCGGTCTACTGATTCTTATTCTAGTGCAAGAAACAGGGTATCTAGCTTGATTACAAAGCCTGCAGTTCATGGATCACCAAATTCGGGATTGCAGGTGCTGACTCAACAGAGCGTCTGTGCATCTGGTCCCCCAGTTAACCTTAATGCTGTCAGTCGAATAAGAAATGGAATTAATGGTTGGAGAAATACAGTGAGTGGTGCTGCCGCAGCTGCAACTGGGCGGTCTAGCTCACTATCTGGTGCAGTCGCATCTGTTTTCCACAACTGCAAGGACGATGGTATTTATGGAGATCAGAGTTTGCTGATGAAAAATTATTACATGCTTGTTTTCTCTCCATCTGGATGTGTGATACAGTATGTTCTGCACTCTTGTCCTGCTCTGGTTGGTTGGATGGCTTCGCCTGGAGCAAGTCTCACTTCTGAATCTGGTATTGATAATGATGCAAGAGTAATGGTTGAGGCAATGCAGAACTGGAATATTTGTCAAAAACATAACCGAAAGGAACGTGGAGATAACATTGACATGCATGGTGAAAATGGGAACTCAGATAGCAGTAAAGTATATCCGGAAATAACGAAACATGAAAATGGCgcattttctaaattttcttgttcaacaaaaaataaaaatataatttctgaaGAAAAACATCATATGTATATATCTGAAGCTGAACTTCAAATGCATCAAAAGAAGAACCTGGTGTGGACCAGACCTGGG ATTTATTTTCAGTCGATGCAGAATGTTGATCTAGCTGAAGGTGATCATGGTGGAGAAATTGAAATCGAAAGATTCCCTGTTCGTATGCTTGGAGCAAGGTCTAAAGACTTAGTTCCAGTTTATGATTATCTTCAAAATTCCAAAGTTCAACGCGGGGGGAG GATTTCTACGAGTAGTGTAGACAGTAATGGCCACTTTCAGCCTCGGGCATCTAATTCCTTCGAGTATGGGACGACTCCTGGCAGGCATCTTTTGGGTTCTCTTGATTCTATTACCAACTGTGGGTCTGGAAGGGAGAATGAATCAGACAATGGTCTTGAAGCAAACGGTGAAGATGGTCTCCAGATGTTAATTGAATCTAGCAGGGGACATGTAAATAACAATGATACCCCAACAACTGACACCGAGCAAGAGGAGACTGTATATACTAGAGCAAACACTGAGAGGGAGAGCCAACTTGGATCTGTAAATAATATAGATGGCTTGAACATGAAAAACCAGTTTGAAGAAGATGACGGGTTTTGCTGA